The Strigops habroptila isolate Jane chromosome 8, bStrHab1.2.pri, whole genome shotgun sequence genome includes a window with the following:
- the GLMN gene encoding glomulin isoform X2, which yields MPEEQSQTTMAVDELQAIIQRCQILEEADFKGEDFNLFQVAGQKCLEDGYAAQLLEVIQNEKNKVIIKNMGWNLISPLVRCIFMYKKDDDKREHCLKILEQLAQLCNPKELFLGLLEQIEQTSGERVCQTVMLLLQPLQTVLLKLQNKKAYSVGLSLAMIMNQLTPLPVPYTKQQIQEDKLGLCQCCNAVVDFTKPFVNEVVKNMEKSTEYNDTELKEELLKFCMKSLKYPLLTAQLEELEGIDEHPFRHFAAEIIDILWDIRELIPLVFLHRKRKNPEWENQEFADIEQKNSADSLACLSYLMVVQHFGIDCFPMVFSPSYLLQCNMTSIEVLLKRTEESILSKGLDLFESCLLRMEDNSLLHQYLEFRDFINVPQDLVKVMTLCPIEHLRKKSLNILQLYINKFDTEGKYTLFRCLLKTSNHAGVEGYVIKNIKDQIHLSLTACDNTWFTGHHLISLLDLVLLLPEGAETDLLQHSDRIMASLNLLRYLVIKDCESDNQTGVWTMIPRIEQNFLKPLHVGLNMSKAHYEAEIKNKKENKKEAQSPNTVCSVTVSGEKMPAMTTEMQLQVLHSALFTFDLIESVLARVEELIEVKIKAVMDENS from the exons ATGCCAGAAGAACAAAGTCAAACTACAATGGCAGTTGATGAACTTCAAGCCATAATACAAAGATGT caAATTCTGGAAGAAGCTGACTTCAAAGGAGAAGATTTTAATCTGTTTCAAGTAGCAGGTCAGAAATGTTTAGAAGATGGGTATGCAGCTCAGTTATTAGAAGTaattcaaaatgagaaaaataag GTTATCATCAAGAATATGGGTTGGAATCTCATCTCCCCCCTGGTTAGATGTATTTTCATGTATAAAAAGGACGATGATAAGCGAGAACACTGCTTGAAAATACTAGAGCAGTTGGCACAG CTATGCAATCCAAAGGAACTTTTTTTGGGTTTACTTGAGCAGATTGAGCAGACCTCTGGAGAACGAGTGTGTCAAACTGTCATGTTATTGCTTCAGCCTTTGCAGACAG TGCTTTTGAAACTTCAGAACAAGAAGGCCTACTCAGTGGGTTTATCTTTGGCCATGATTATGAATCAGCTTACTCCTTTACCTGTACCATatacaaaacaacaaatacaagAAGATAAACTTGGACTCTGTCAGTGTTGTAATGCAGTGGTGGACTTCACTAAACCTTTTGTGAATGAAGTTgttaaaaacatggaaaagtcAACAGAATATAATGACACGGAGCTGAAAGAAGAATTATTAAAATT ctgtatgAAAAGCCTGAAATACCCATTATTGACAGCTCAGCTTGAAGAACTTGAAGGCATTGATGAACATCCCTTTCGgcattttgcagctgaaattatA gACATTTTGTGGGATATAAGAGAACTGATACCATTGGTGTTTTTACATcgtaaaagaaaaaatccagaatGGGAGAATCAGGAGTTTGCAGACATAGAGCAAAAGAATTCTGCTGATTCTTTGGCATGCCTGTCATATCTGATGGTTGTTCAGCATTTTGGTATTGATTGCTTTCCAATGGTATTTAG tcCATCATACCTTCTGCAATGCAATATGACGAGTATTGAAGTGCTACTGAAAAG AACAGAAGAATCTATTTTATCTAAAGGACTT gaTCTGTTTGAGAGCTGTTTATTGAGAATGGAAGATAATAGCCTTCTCCATCAGTATTTAGAATTCAGAGATTTTATTAATGTACCTCAG GATTTGGTGAAAGTTATGACCCTTTGTCCCATAGAGCATCTG agaaagaagagtttaaatattttgcagttgtACATAAATAAGTTTGACACAGAGGGAAAATACACATTATTCAG gTGTTTACTGAAGACAAGCAACCATGCTGGTGTGGAAGGATACgttattaaaaacataaaagatcAGATTCACTTATCATTAACG gcATGTGACAACACTTGGTTTACAGGACATCACTTGATCTCCCTTCTAGATTTAGTGCTTTTGCTTCCAGAAGGTGCTGAGACAGATCTTCTGCAACACTCAGATAG GATTATGGCGTCACTAAATCTACTGAGATACTTAGTCATCAAGGATTGTGAAAGTGATAATCAG ACTGGGGTATGGACCATGATTCCCAGGATTGAGCAAAACTTTTTAAAGCCACTGCATGTAGGACTCAATATGTCAAAAGCACACTATGAAGCGGAaataaagaataagaaagagaacaaaaaag AGGCGCAGAGTCCTAACACAGTTTGTTCTGTAACTGTTAGTGGGGAAAAGATGCCTGCTATGaccactgaaatgcagcttcaG GTTTTACACTCGGCTCTCTTCACTTTTGATTTAATAGAAAGTGTCCTGGCTCGAGTAGAAGAACTTattgaagtgaaaataaaagctgtaatgGATGAAAATAGTTAG
- the C8H1orf146 gene encoding uncharacterized protein C1orf146 homolog, with the protein MTETGGQEQSRWITTVIMSTALQNHEISTILQRQQHRVRYSDSVETGSVIFSLSGVAFILSDIQDLLMTGEEEFSQRIQKFMSIHRNSFLVLSAALHGPEEWNVMFRIQKRFLGSNLRIIPVHNSAETVKLMLTIAKITSKPQADDIRYKMAITKAQIIENSPVWKMLQEYQLQCN; encoded by the exons atgacagaaactgGTGGGCAGGAACAGTCAAGATGGATAACAACAGTTATTATGAGTACAGCTCTCCAG AATCATGAAATTTCTACAATTCTACAGAGGCAACAGCACCGCGTTCGATATTCAGATTCAGTGGAAACTGGATCCgtgattttttctctttctg GTGTTGCATTTATACTGTCAGACATTCAAGACCTGCTTATGACAGGGGAAGAAGAGTTTTCCCAACGAATTCAGAAGTTCATGAGCATTCACCGGaacagctttttggttttgtcagcTGCTCTTCACGGCCCAGAAGAATGGAATGTTATGTTTAGGATTCAGAAAAG ATTCCTGGGCAGTAATTTACGTATAATACCAGTTCATAACAGTGCTGAAACCGTTAAGTTAATGCTAACTATAGCTAAG ATAACTTCCAAACCACAAGCAGATGATATTCGTTACAAAATGGCAATCACAAAAGCCCAAATAATAGAAAACAGTCCAGTTTGGAAGATGCTTCAGGAGTACCAGTTGCAGTGTAATTGA
- the GLMN gene encoding glomulin isoform X3 — protein sequence MPEEQSQTTMAVDELQAIIQRCQILEEADFKGEDFNLFQVAGQKCLEDGYAAQLLEVIQNEKNKVIIKNMGWNLISPLVRCIFMYKKDDDKREHCLKILEQLAQLCNPKELFLGLLEQIEQTSGERVCQTVMLLLQPLQTVLLKLQNKKAYSVGLSLAMIMNQLTPLPVPYTKQQIQEDKLGLCQCCNAVVDFTKPFVNEVVKNMEKSTEYNDTELKEELLKFCMKSLKYPLLTAQLEELEGIDEHPFRHFAAEIIDILWDIRELIPLVFLHRKRKNPEWENQEFADIEQKNSADSLACLSYLMVVQHFGIDCFPMVFSPSYLLQCNMTSIEVLLKRTEESILSKGLDLFESCLLRMEDNSLLHQYLEFRDFINVPQDLVKVMTLCPIEHLRKKSLNILQLYINKFDTEGKYTLFRCLLKTSNHAGVEGYVIKNIKDQIHLSLTKACDNTWFTGHHLISLLDLVLLLPEGAETDLLQHSDRIMASLNLLRYLVIKDCESDNQTGVWTMIPRIEQNFLKPLHVGLNMSKAHYEAEIKNKKENKKGFTLGSLHF from the exons ATGCCAGAAGAACAAAGTCAAACTACAATGGCAGTTGATGAACTTCAAGCCATAATACAAAGATGT caAATTCTGGAAGAAGCTGACTTCAAAGGAGAAGATTTTAATCTGTTTCAAGTAGCAGGTCAGAAATGTTTAGAAGATGGGTATGCAGCTCAGTTATTAGAAGTaattcaaaatgagaaaaataag GTTATCATCAAGAATATGGGTTGGAATCTCATCTCCCCCCTGGTTAGATGTATTTTCATGTATAAAAAGGACGATGATAAGCGAGAACACTGCTTGAAAATACTAGAGCAGTTGGCACAG CTATGCAATCCAAAGGAACTTTTTTTGGGTTTACTTGAGCAGATTGAGCAGACCTCTGGAGAACGAGTGTGTCAAACTGTCATGTTATTGCTTCAGCCTTTGCAGACAG TGCTTTTGAAACTTCAGAACAAGAAGGCCTACTCAGTGGGTTTATCTTTGGCCATGATTATGAATCAGCTTACTCCTTTACCTGTACCATatacaaaacaacaaatacaagAAGATAAACTTGGACTCTGTCAGTGTTGTAATGCAGTGGTGGACTTCACTAAACCTTTTGTGAATGAAGTTgttaaaaacatggaaaagtcAACAGAATATAATGACACGGAGCTGAAAGAAGAATTATTAAAATT ctgtatgAAAAGCCTGAAATACCCATTATTGACAGCTCAGCTTGAAGAACTTGAAGGCATTGATGAACATCCCTTTCGgcattttgcagctgaaattatA gACATTTTGTGGGATATAAGAGAACTGATACCATTGGTGTTTTTACATcgtaaaagaaaaaatccagaatGGGAGAATCAGGAGTTTGCAGACATAGAGCAAAAGAATTCTGCTGATTCTTTGGCATGCCTGTCATATCTGATGGTTGTTCAGCATTTTGGTATTGATTGCTTTCCAATGGTATTTAG tcCATCATACCTTCTGCAATGCAATATGACGAGTATTGAAGTGCTACTGAAAAG AACAGAAGAATCTATTTTATCTAAAGGACTT gaTCTGTTTGAGAGCTGTTTATTGAGAATGGAAGATAATAGCCTTCTCCATCAGTATTTAGAATTCAGAGATTTTATTAATGTACCTCAG GATTTGGTGAAAGTTATGACCCTTTGTCCCATAGAGCATCTG agaaagaagagtttaaatattttgcagttgtACATAAATAAGTTTGACACAGAGGGAAAATACACATTATTCAG gTGTTTACTGAAGACAAGCAACCATGCTGGTGTGGAAGGATACgttattaaaaacataaaagatcAGATTCACTTATCATTAACG aaggcATGTGACAACACTTGGTTTACAGGACATCACTTGATCTCCCTTCTAGATTTAGTGCTTTTGCTTCCAGAAGGTGCTGAGACAGATCTTCTGCAACACTCAGATAG GATTATGGCGTCACTAAATCTACTGAGATACTTAGTCATCAAGGATTGTGAAAGTGATAATCAG ACTGGGGTATGGACCATGATTCCCAGGATTGAGCAAAACTTTTTAAAGCCACTGCATGTAGGACTCAATATGTCAAAAGCACACTATGAAGCGGAaataaagaataagaaagagaacaaaaaag GTTTTACACTCGGCTCTCTTCACTTTTGA
- the GLMN gene encoding glomulin isoform X1 — MPEEQSQTTMAVDELQAIIQRCQILEEADFKGEDFNLFQVAGQKCLEDGYAAQLLEVIQNEKNKVIIKNMGWNLISPLVRCIFMYKKDDDKREHCLKILEQLAQLCNPKELFLGLLEQIEQTSGERVCQTVMLLLQPLQTVLLKLQNKKAYSVGLSLAMIMNQLTPLPVPYTKQQIQEDKLGLCQCCNAVVDFTKPFVNEVVKNMEKSTEYNDTELKEELLKFCMKSLKYPLLTAQLEELEGIDEHPFRHFAAEIIDILWDIRELIPLVFLHRKRKNPEWENQEFADIEQKNSADSLACLSYLMVVQHFGIDCFPMVFSPSYLLQCNMTSIEVLLKRTEESILSKGLDLFESCLLRMEDNSLLHQYLEFRDFINVPQDLVKVMTLCPIEHLRKKSLNILQLYINKFDTEGKYTLFRCLLKTSNHAGVEGYVIKNIKDQIHLSLTKACDNTWFTGHHLISLLDLVLLLPEGAETDLLQHSDRIMASLNLLRYLVIKDCESDNQTGVWTMIPRIEQNFLKPLHVGLNMSKAHYEAEIKNKKENKKEAQSPNTVCSVTVSGEKMPAMTTEMQLQVLHSALFTFDLIESVLARVEELIEVKIKAVMDENS, encoded by the exons ATGCCAGAAGAACAAAGTCAAACTACAATGGCAGTTGATGAACTTCAAGCCATAATACAAAGATGT caAATTCTGGAAGAAGCTGACTTCAAAGGAGAAGATTTTAATCTGTTTCAAGTAGCAGGTCAGAAATGTTTAGAAGATGGGTATGCAGCTCAGTTATTAGAAGTaattcaaaatgagaaaaataag GTTATCATCAAGAATATGGGTTGGAATCTCATCTCCCCCCTGGTTAGATGTATTTTCATGTATAAAAAGGACGATGATAAGCGAGAACACTGCTTGAAAATACTAGAGCAGTTGGCACAG CTATGCAATCCAAAGGAACTTTTTTTGGGTTTACTTGAGCAGATTGAGCAGACCTCTGGAGAACGAGTGTGTCAAACTGTCATGTTATTGCTTCAGCCTTTGCAGACAG TGCTTTTGAAACTTCAGAACAAGAAGGCCTACTCAGTGGGTTTATCTTTGGCCATGATTATGAATCAGCTTACTCCTTTACCTGTACCATatacaaaacaacaaatacaagAAGATAAACTTGGACTCTGTCAGTGTTGTAATGCAGTGGTGGACTTCACTAAACCTTTTGTGAATGAAGTTgttaaaaacatggaaaagtcAACAGAATATAATGACACGGAGCTGAAAGAAGAATTATTAAAATT ctgtatgAAAAGCCTGAAATACCCATTATTGACAGCTCAGCTTGAAGAACTTGAAGGCATTGATGAACATCCCTTTCGgcattttgcagctgaaattatA gACATTTTGTGGGATATAAGAGAACTGATACCATTGGTGTTTTTACATcgtaaaagaaaaaatccagaatGGGAGAATCAGGAGTTTGCAGACATAGAGCAAAAGAATTCTGCTGATTCTTTGGCATGCCTGTCATATCTGATGGTTGTTCAGCATTTTGGTATTGATTGCTTTCCAATGGTATTTAG tcCATCATACCTTCTGCAATGCAATATGACGAGTATTGAAGTGCTACTGAAAAG AACAGAAGAATCTATTTTATCTAAAGGACTT gaTCTGTTTGAGAGCTGTTTATTGAGAATGGAAGATAATAGCCTTCTCCATCAGTATTTAGAATTCAGAGATTTTATTAATGTACCTCAG GATTTGGTGAAAGTTATGACCCTTTGTCCCATAGAGCATCTG agaaagaagagtttaaatattttgcagttgtACATAAATAAGTTTGACACAGAGGGAAAATACACATTATTCAG gTGTTTACTGAAGACAAGCAACCATGCTGGTGTGGAAGGATACgttattaaaaacataaaagatcAGATTCACTTATCATTAACG aaggcATGTGACAACACTTGGTTTACAGGACATCACTTGATCTCCCTTCTAGATTTAGTGCTTTTGCTTCCAGAAGGTGCTGAGACAGATCTTCTGCAACACTCAGATAG GATTATGGCGTCACTAAATCTACTGAGATACTTAGTCATCAAGGATTGTGAAAGTGATAATCAG ACTGGGGTATGGACCATGATTCCCAGGATTGAGCAAAACTTTTTAAAGCCACTGCATGTAGGACTCAATATGTCAAAAGCACACTATGAAGCGGAaataaagaataagaaagagaacaaaaaag AGGCGCAGAGTCCTAACACAGTTTGTTCTGTAACTGTTAGTGGGGAAAAGATGCCTGCTATGaccactgaaatgcagcttcaG GTTTTACACTCGGCTCTCTTCACTTTTGATTTAATAGAAAGTGTCCTGGCTCGAGTAGAAGAACTTattgaagtgaaaataaaagctgtaatgGATGAAAATAGTTAG